One Bosea sp. 685 DNA segment encodes these proteins:
- a CDS encoding benzoate-CoA ligase family protein, which translates to MTATGFAKSGHEDGFARDNLPPRDSWPDLRLTEAGLSYPERLNVVTELLDRHVSDGRGGRTAIIAGDLHWSYADLAEQVNRIANVLIRDLGMVAGNRVLLRAANTPMMVASYLAVLKAGGVVVATMPMLRVGELTYPIRKAKISLALCDHRLLSDLEAAQAQAPELTRIVSWGDDTTGSLDTLMRQPGYESFTAADTASDDVCLIGFTSGTTGEPKGTMHFQRDILAICDCYGARVLKASPDDRFIGSPPLAFTFGLGGLVLFPMRIGAAMILPEKAGPPDLIDAIERHKASVIFTAPTAYRAMLDRLDGRDISSLRICVSAGEALPKPTFEAWAAKTGLPLMDGIGATEMLHIFIAAPRETIRPGATGLPVPGYEAKIVDEAGLDCPDGTPGRLAVRGPTGCRYLADARQARYVLDGWNITGDTYLRDADGYFWYQARSDDMIISAGYNIAGPEVEICLLTHPAVAECGVVGAPCPDRGQIVKAYVVLREGFQDDANLVKELQEHVKAHIAPYKYPRAVAFVTALPKTPTGKLQRFALREIARGEA; encoded by the coding sequence ATGACAGCAACCGGATTCGCGAAATCGGGACATGAGGACGGTTTCGCGCGGGACAACCTGCCGCCGCGCGACAGCTGGCCCGATCTCAGGCTGACAGAAGCGGGGCTGAGCTATCCGGAACGGCTCAATGTCGTCACGGAACTGCTCGACCGCCATGTCTCGGACGGGCGCGGCGGACGGACCGCGATCATCGCGGGCGATCTGCACTGGAGCTATGCCGATCTCGCCGAACAGGTGAACCGCATCGCCAATGTGCTGATACGCGACCTCGGCATGGTCGCGGGTAACCGCGTGCTGCTGCGCGCCGCCAACACGCCGATGATGGTGGCGAGCTATCTCGCCGTGCTGAAGGCCGGCGGCGTTGTGGTCGCGACCATGCCGATGCTGCGCGTGGGTGAGCTCACCTATCCGATCCGCAAGGCGAAGATTTCGCTGGCGCTGTGCGACCATCGCTTGCTCTCCGACCTGGAGGCTGCCCAGGCACAGGCCCCGGAGCTGACACGGATCGTGAGCTGGGGCGATGATACGACTGGTAGCCTCGACACGCTGATGCGCCAGCCCGGTTATGAGAGCTTCACCGCCGCCGACACGGCGAGCGACGATGTCTGCCTGATCGGCTTCACCTCCGGCACGACCGGCGAGCCCAAGGGCACGATGCATTTCCAGCGCGACATCCTGGCAATCTGCGACTGCTATGGCGCCCGCGTGCTCAAGGCTTCTCCAGATGACCGCTTCATCGGCTCGCCGCCGCTCGCCTTCACCTTCGGGCTCGGCGGGCTCGTGCTCTTCCCGATGCGGATCGGCGCGGCGATGATCCTGCCGGAGAAGGCCGGCCCGCCCGATCTGATCGACGCGATCGAGCGTCACAAGGCCTCCGTCATCTTCACCGCGCCGACGGCCTATCGCGCCATGCTCGACCGGCTCGACGGGCGCGACATCTCCAGCTTGCGCATCTGCGTCTCGGCCGGCGAGGCCCTGCCTAAGCCGACTTTCGAGGCTTGGGCTGCCAAGACCGGCCTGCCGCTGATGGACGGCATCGGCGCGACCGAGATGCTGCACATCTTCATCGCCGCACCGCGCGAGACGATCAGGCCGGGCGCGACCGGTCTCCCCGTTCCCGGCTATGAAGCCAAGATCGTCGACGAGGCCGGTCTCGACTGCCCCGACGGCACGCCCGGCCGGCTGGCGGTGCGCGGCCCGACGGGCTGCCGCTATCTCGCCGATGCGCGCCAGGCCAGATATGTGCTGGATGGCTGGAACATCACCGGCGACACTTATCTGCGCGATGCGGACGGCTATTTCTGGTACCAGGCCCGCTCCGACGACATGATCATCTCGGCCGGCTACAACATCGCCGGTCCCGAGGTCGAAATCTGCCTGCTGACGCACCCTGCCGTCGCCGAATGCGGCGTCGTCGGCGCGCCCTGCCCGGATCGGGGGCAGATCGTCAAAGCCTATGTCGTGCTGCGCGAGGGCTTCCAGGACGATGCGAACCTCGTCAAGGAGTTGCAGGAGCACGTGAAAGCGCATATCGCGCCCTATAAATACCCGCGTGCCGTCGCGTTCGTGACGGCGCTGCCCAAAACTCCGACCGGCAAGCTGCAGCGCTTCGCATTGCGCGAGATCGCGCGCGGCGAGGCCTGA
- a CDS encoding RidA family protein — MSSAATQRAILPEGWPTPRGYANGMVAEGRVLVTGGLVGWDEAGVFAQGFLPQLRQTLVNIKAVVEAGGGRIEDIVRLTWYVTDIATYRASLKEMGPVYREVLGRHFPAMAVVQVVALVEPQALIEIEATAVVGR, encoded by the coding sequence ATGTCGAGTGCTGCAACACAACGTGCCATCCTGCCGGAGGGCTGGCCCACGCCACGCGGCTATGCGAACGGCATGGTCGCGGAGGGGCGCGTCCTGGTCACCGGCGGGCTCGTCGGCTGGGACGAGGCCGGCGTCTTCGCGCAGGGCTTCCTGCCGCAGCTTCGGCAGACGCTGGTCAACATCAAGGCCGTGGTCGAGGCCGGCGGCGGGCGGATCGAGGATATCGTCCGGCTGACCTGGTACGTCACCGACATCGCGACCTATCGCGCCAGCCTGAAGGAGATGGGCCCGGTCTATCGCGAGGTGCTCGGCCGGCATTTCCCCGCCATGGCCGTGGTGCAGGTGGTGGCGCTGGTTGAGCCGCAGGCCCTGATCGAGATCGAGGCGACCGCGGTCGTCGGCCGCTGA
- a CDS encoding EF-hand domain-containing protein, whose protein sequence is MSSIGSVGGFRPPPPKPPSFDTLDSDSSGSLSLDEFQSGAPKGTDSAKSEALFKAIDSDGDGSVTKAESDAFKAKAEKAGQQLQSFLFGLQSGQTSSASDSATSDETDTFSQIDANSDGNVTKDEFTKAFSMGTSDSTSALGDLFDAIDSNSDGSISKDETKAFQDTLKAAGPPPPPPPPQDASSEDSDDQDIFSQLDANSDGSVAKDEFLSALSSDKTASSDLLSKLFDAIDSDKNGSISKDEQTAFQQALDKRGPPPQPSAAFLNASQSYGNVYQLGASSSATSSYSQAA, encoded by the coding sequence ATGTCCAGCATCGGCAGCGTTGGCGGCTTTCGTCCGCCTCCGCCGAAACCACCCAGCTTCGACACGCTAGACAGCGACAGCAGCGGCTCGCTCAGCCTCGACGAATTCCAGAGCGGAGCTCCCAAGGGCACTGACAGCGCCAAGAGCGAAGCGCTTTTCAAGGCGATCGATAGCGACGGCGACGGCTCGGTTACAAAGGCGGAGTCGGATGCGTTCAAGGCCAAGGCCGAAAAAGCCGGCCAGCAGCTGCAGTCCTTCCTGTTCGGGCTTCAATCCGGCCAGACCAGCAGCGCCAGCGACAGCGCGACGAGCGACGAGACCGATACCTTCTCGCAGATCGATGCGAATTCAGACGGCAACGTCACCAAGGACGAATTCACCAAAGCCTTCTCCATGGGCACGAGTGACTCGACCAGCGCCTTGGGCGACCTCTTCGACGCGATCGACTCCAACTCCGACGGTTCGATCTCGAAGGACGAGACCAAGGCCTTCCAGGACACGCTCAAGGCTGCGGGTCCGCCGCCGCCGCCACCTCCTCCGCAGGACGCCTCCAGCGAGGATTCCGACGATCAGGACATCTTCTCGCAGCTCGATGCGAACTCCGATGGCAGCGTCGCCAAGGACGAATTCCTGAGCGCCCTGTCCTCCGACAAGACGGCTTCGAGCGATCTTCTGAGCAAGCTGTTCGATGCGATCGATTCCGACAAGAACGGATCGATCTCCAAGGACGAGCAGACCGCCTTCCAGCAGGCGCTGGACAAGCGCGGCCCTCCGCCCCAGCCCTCGGCCGCGTTCCTCAACGCCTCGCAGAGCTATGGCAACGTCTACCAGTTGGGAGCCTCGAGCTCCGCAACCAGCAGCTATTCGCAGGCGGCGTGA
- the cysN gene encoding sulfate adenylyltransferase subunit CysN: MTALAKEKRSSGPASRQVPANDSTGLEASGQHSLLRFITCGSVDDGKSTLIGRMLYEAGAVLDDQLDTLDADSRKFGTQGTQPDFALLVDGLSAEREQGITIDVAYRYFATEKRSFIVADTPGHEQYTRNMATGASTADLAIILIDARKGLLPQTRRHSFIVSLVGVRHVVVAVNKMDLVGYDETVFRRIVEDYREATKSLGFASVRFIPVSARDGENVMRRSPAMPWHDGPALLPLLETIAVAPERQSEEGFVLPVQWVNRPDLDFRGYAGLAVRGRARIGDAVTVLPSGRASRIARLIGAAGEASNAAVGQAVTVTLEDDVDISRGDVIVAASSSVPVSREVKARLLWTGERALLEGGQFLLKLATQSANATLEVLHHSIDIEGFRPVPAQSLRMNGIGFVTLKLDKPVIALPYQENRELGGFILIDRISNETVAFGFVEAAAGEGSTGGAATGPLARLRQAIIRTVGRSGTPDRRFWLAAVSWRLLSTAGLFLAAWAVTERVGISAALALGDLALRPLLRRLHALLWRERAGSALQDGAGI, translated from the coding sequence ATGACCGCGCTGGCCAAGGAGAAGCGGTCCTCGGGCCCGGCTTCCCGGCAGGTTCCTGCCAATGACTCGACCGGGCTCGAGGCCTCAGGCCAGCATTCCTTGCTGCGCTTCATCACCTGCGGTTCGGTCGATGACGGCAAGTCGACGCTGATCGGCCGGATGCTCTACGAGGCCGGTGCCGTACTGGACGATCAGCTCGACACGCTCGACGCCGATTCCCGCAAATTCGGCACGCAAGGGACCCAGCCCGATTTCGCCTTGCTCGTCGACGGTCTGTCGGCCGAACGCGAGCAGGGCATCACCATCGACGTCGCCTATCGCTATTTCGCCACGGAGAAGCGCAGCTTCATCGTCGCCGACACGCCCGGCCACGAGCAATATACCCGCAACATGGCGACAGGCGCCTCGACCGCCGATCTCGCCATCATCCTGATCGATGCGCGCAAAGGCCTGCTGCCGCAGACGCGGCGGCACTCCTTCATCGTCTCGCTGGTCGGGGTCCGCCATGTCGTGGTCGCGGTCAACAAGATGGACCTCGTCGGCTATGACGAGACCGTCTTCCGCCGCATCGTCGAGGATTATCGCGAGGCGACGAAGTCGCTGGGCTTCGCCTCGGTCCGCTTCATCCCGGTCTCGGCGCGCGACGGCGAGAATGTGATGCGTCGCTCGCCCGCCATGCCCTGGCATGATGGCCCGGCGCTGCTGCCCTTGCTCGAAACCATCGCGGTCGCGCCGGAGCGGCAAAGCGAAGAGGGCTTCGTGCTGCCAGTGCAATGGGTCAATCGACCCGATCTCGATTTCCGCGGCTATGCCGGCCTGGCCGTGCGCGGTCGCGCGCGCATCGGCGACGCCGTGACCGTCCTGCCCTCGGGGCGCGCGAGCCGCATCGCTCGTTTGATCGGCGCGGCAGGCGAGGCCAGCAACGCCGCCGTCGGCCAGGCCGTGACCGTGACGCTGGAAGACGATGTCGACATCTCGCGCGGTGATGTCATCGTCGCCGCGTCCTCGTCTGTGCCGGTCAGCCGCGAAGTGAAGGCGCGCCTGCTCTGGACCGGCGAGCGGGCTTTGCTGGAGGGCGGCCAGTTCCTGCTCAAGCTTGCGACGCAAAGCGCCAATGCGACGCTGGAAGTGCTGCATCACAGCATCGATATCGAGGGCTTCCGTCCGGTGCCGGCCCAGAGCCTGCGCATGAACGGCATCGGCTTCGTCACCTTGAAGCTCGACAAGCCCGTCATAGCCCTGCCTTACCAGGAGAATCGCGAGCTTGGCGGTTTCATCCTGATCGACCGGATCAGCAATGAGACGGTTGCTTTCGGTTTCGTCGAGGCGGCTGCGGGCGAAGGCTCGACTGGCGGCGCGGCGACCGGCCCGCTGGCGCGCCTGCGGCAGGCGATTATCAGGACTGTCGGCCGCTCCGGCACGCCCGATCGTCGTTTTTGGCTGGCTGCTGTGAGCTGGCGGCTATTGAGCACCGCCGGGCTGTTCCTGGCGGCCTGGGCGGTAACCGAGCGGGTCGGCATATCAGCTGCGCTGGCGCTTGGGGATCTCGCTTTGCGGCCCTTGTTGCGGCGGCTGCATGCGCTGCTGTGGCGCGAGCGCGCAGGCTCGGCGTTGCAGGACGGCGCAGGTATCTGA
- the cysD gene encoding sulfate adenylyltransferase subunit CysD encodes MIQLSHLQKLEAEAIFIIREVVATCDKPVLLYSIGKDSAVLLHLAMKAFYPAKPPFPLLHVDTTWKFREMIAFRDETAARLGLDLIVHINQEGVKAGIGPFASGSRIHTDVMKTQGLKQALDLHKFDAAFGGARRDEEKSRAKERVFSLRSPEHRWDPKNQRPEPWQLFNTRKHKGESFRVFPLSNWTERDVWDYIALENIPVVPLYFAAPRPVVKRDGAWIMRDDERMELLPGEVVESRMVRFRTLGCYPLTGAVESEAASLTEIIAEMRSSRSSERQGRVIDHDGAGSMEQKKQEGYF; translated from the coding sequence ATGATCCAGCTCAGCCATCTCCAGAAGCTCGAAGCCGAGGCGATCTTCATCATTCGCGAGGTCGTGGCGACCTGCGACAAGCCGGTGCTGCTCTATTCGATCGGCAAGGATTCAGCTGTCCTGCTGCATCTCGCCATGAAGGCGTTCTATCCGGCCAAGCCGCCTTTCCCGCTGCTCCATGTCGATACGACCTGGAAGTTCCGCGAGATGATCGCCTTCCGCGACGAGACCGCTGCCCGGCTCGGGCTCGATCTCATCGTGCATATCAACCAGGAGGGCGTGAAGGCCGGCATCGGCCCCTTCGCCTCGGGCTCGCGCATCCATACCGATGTGATGAAGACGCAAGGCCTGAAACAGGCGCTCGACCTGCACAAATTCGACGCGGCCTTCGGCGGCGCCCGGCGCGACGAGGAGAAGAGCCGCGCCAAGGAGCGCGTCTTCTCCCTGCGCTCGCCCGAGCATCGCTGGGACCCGAAGAACCAGCGCCCCGAGCCCTGGCAATTGTTCAACACCCGCAAGCACAAGGGCGAGAGTTTTCGCGTGTTTCCGCTCTCCAATTGGACCGAGCGCGACGTCTGGGACTATATCGCGCTCGAGAATATCCCGGTCGTGCCGCTTTACTTTGCCGCTCCGCGCCCGGTGGTGAAGCGCGACGGCGCCTGGATCATGCGCGATGACGAGCGCATGGAACTCCTGCCCGGCGAGGTCGTCGAGAGCCGCATGGTCCGCTTCCGCACGCTCGGCTGCTACCCGCTGACGGGAGCGGTCGAGAGCGAAGCGGCGAGCCTGACCGAGATCATCGCCGAGATGCGCTCCTCGCGCTCGTCGGAGCGGCAAGGCCGCGTCATCGACCATGACGGCGCGGGCTCGATGGAGCAGAAGAAGCAGGAAGGCTATTTCTGA
- a CDS encoding phosphoadenylyl-sulfate reductase has product MSADLLNALGLPGQITASDAQTAGTTPEQRAQALNEAFGAADVAARLVGAAAAAHGRLVFTTSFGLEDQVLTHFIIDAALPVEIVTLDTDRLFPEVHALWKETEAHFGVRILPFYPRHDAVEGFVREYRLDGFYTSREARKACCDIRKVEPLGRALAGADIWITGLRADQSAARGSVQFAEADAARGLIKLSPLLDWSRDRTLAFAKANGVPLNPLHEKGFVSIGCQPCTRAIRPGEPERAGRWWWEDDAAKECGLHVGPDGKLTRAKPTSLGAGA; this is encoded by the coding sequence ATGTCCGCCGATCTCTTGAATGCGCTGGGCCTACCCGGTCAGATCACCGCTTCGGACGCCCAAACTGCTGGCACGACGCCGGAGCAGCGGGCCCAGGCCTTGAACGAGGCGTTCGGTGCGGCGGATGTCGCTGCCCGACTCGTCGGCGCCGCGGCAGCCGCGCATGGTCGCCTCGTCTTCACGACCAGTTTCGGCCTGGAGGACCAGGTTCTCACCCATTTCATCATCGATGCCGCACTGCCCGTCGAGATCGTGACGCTCGACACCGATCGGCTGTTTCCGGAGGTCCACGCGCTCTGGAAAGAGACCGAGGCGCATTTCGGCGTCCGGATCCTGCCGTTCTATCCGCGCCATGACGCGGTCGAAGGGTTTGTCAGAGAATATCGCCTCGACGGCTTCTACACCTCGCGCGAGGCGCGCAAGGCTTGCTGCGACATTCGCAAGGTGGAGCCGCTCGGACGGGCGCTGGCCGGCGCCGATATCTGGATCACCGGATTGCGCGCCGATCAGTCGGCCGCGCGCGGCAGCGTTCAATTCGCCGAGGCCGATGCGGCGCGGGGGCTGATCAAGCTCAGCCCGTTGCTCGACTGGTCGCGCGACAGAACGCTCGCCTTCGCCAAGGCGAATGGCGTTCCGCTGAACCCGCTGCACGAGAAGGGTTTTGTCTCGATCGGTTGCCAACCCTGCACGCGCGCCATCCGCCCTGGCGAGCCCGAGCGGGCCGGGCGCTGGTGGTGGGAGGACGATGCGGCCAAGGAATGCGGGCTCCATGTCGGTCCGGACGGGAAATTGACGCGGGCGAAGCCCACTTCGCTGGGAGCCGGCGCATGA
- a CDS encoding SDR family oxidoreductase — protein MDLGLHDKRALVLGASRGLGAAIARALATEGATVIAAARNVAATNAWIAECPEEVRGRISAASLDLSDITAVDAFLGELNGTGGVDILIGNSGGPPPAEAREAKRDDWLKHFEGMAANLFHLAQGLLPGMTGRGFGRIITIASSGVEQPIPRLALSNGIRSAVIGWSKTLSAEVAAQGVTVNVVLPGRIHTERVDQLDKAAADRTGITPDEAAKASRATIPVGRYGTAQEFADVVAFLASTRASYVTGAKIRIDGGATRSI, from the coding sequence ATGGATCTCGGCCTTCACGACAAGCGCGCGCTGGTGCTGGGCGCGAGCCGCGGCCTCGGCGCAGCCATCGCCCGGGCGCTCGCGACGGAGGGTGCAACGGTGATCGCCGCCGCGCGCAACGTCGCGGCGACCAACGCCTGGATCGCCGAATGTCCCGAAGAGGTGCGCGGGCGCATCTCCGCCGCGAGCCTCGATCTGTCGGATATCACCGCCGTCGACGCGTTTCTTGGTGAGCTCAATGGCACTGGGGGCGTCGACATCCTGATCGGCAATTCGGGCGGCCCTCCGCCGGCCGAGGCGCGCGAGGCCAAGCGCGATGACTGGCTGAAGCATTTCGAGGGGATGGCGGCCAACCTCTTCCACCTCGCGCAGGGCCTGCTGCCTGGCATGACCGGTCGCGGCTTCGGCCGCATCATCACCATCGCCTCGTCCGGCGTGGAACAGCCGATCCCGCGCCTGGCGCTGTCGAACGGCATCCGTTCGGCGGTGATCGGCTGGTCGAAGACACTCTCGGCGGAAGTCGCCGCGCAAGGCGTCACGGTGAATGTCGTCCTGCCCGGGCGCATCCATACCGAGCGCGTCGACCAGCTCGACAAGGCCGCCGCCGACCGCACCGGCATCACGCCCGACGAGGCGGCAAAGGCCTCGCGCGCGACAATTCCCGTCGGGCGTTACGGCACGGCGCAGGAATTCGCCGATGTCGTTGCCTTTCTGGCCAGCACGCGGGCGAGCTATGTCACCGGCGCCAAGATCCGCATCGATGGCGGGGCCACGCGCAGCATCTGA
- a CDS encoding ABC transporter substrate-binding protein: protein MPKSTTALSRRALLALGGTALVLASAPAQAQAQQTVKIGLILPMTGPFAGAIGRQIEAAAKLYIAQNGASVAGKTIELIVKDDTGTPDVTRRIAQELLVNDKVSFLAGFGLTPLAFAVAPLATQSKTPQIVMAAGTSSITEQSPFIVRTSFTLPQVTIGIADWASKNGIKKAMTLVADYGPGLDAEKAFKERLTAAGGEITGEIRIPLRNPDFSPFLQRVTDAKPDALFVFVPSGLGVQFMKQFVERGLDKSGIRLIATGDVTDDESLDSMGDVTLGLVTTHHYSAAHPSPENKAFVEAFRKAANVRPNFMAVGGWDGMHLIYQALKKTNGDTDGTKLVEAMKGMSWVSPRGPISIDPKTRDIIQNVYVRKVEKVNGELYNVEFSTFEAVPDPVKAAK from the coding sequence ATGCCGAAATCGACAACCGCATTATCGCGCCGCGCCTTGCTGGCCCTGGGCGGCACGGCCCTCGTGCTGGCCTCGGCGCCGGCACAGGCGCAGGCACAACAGACCGTCAAGATCGGCCTGATCCTGCCGATGACCGGCCCCTTCGCCGGCGCGATCGGCCGGCAGATCGAGGCCGCGGCGAAGCTCTACATCGCCCAGAATGGCGCGAGCGTCGCGGGCAAGACGATCGAACTGATCGTCAAGGACGATACCGGCACGCCCGACGTCACCCGCCGCATCGCGCAGGAGCTGCTGGTCAACGACAAGGTCTCCTTCCTGGCCGGTTTCGGGCTGACCCCGCTCGCCTTTGCGGTCGCGCCGCTGGCGACGCAGTCGAAGACGCCGCAGATCGTCATGGCAGCCGGCACCTCCTCGATCACCGAACAATCCCCCTTCATCGTGCGAACCTCCTTCACCTTGCCGCAGGTGACGATCGGCATCGCCGACTGGGCCTCCAAGAACGGCATCAAGAAGGCGATGACGCTGGTCGCCGATTACGGCCCGGGCCTTGACGCCGAGAAGGCCTTCAAGGAGCGGCTGACGGCAGCCGGCGGCGAGATCACCGGCGAGATTCGAATCCCGCTGCGCAATCCTGATTTCTCCCCCTTCCTGCAGCGCGTCACGGACGCCAAACCCGATGCGCTCTTCGTCTTCGTGCCGTCGGGCCTCGGCGTGCAGTTCATGAAGCAATTCGTCGAGCGCGGCCTGGACAAGTCCGGCATTCGGCTGATCGCCACCGGCGACGTCACCGATGACGAGTCGCTCGACAGCATGGGCGACGTCACGCTCGGTCTCGTCACCACGCATCACTATTCGGCGGCCCATCCCTCGCCCGAGAACAAGGCCTTCGTCGAGGCCTTCCGCAAGGCCGCTAATGTGCGGCCCAATTTCATGGCGGTGGGCGGCTGGGACGGCATGCACCTGATCTATCAGGCGCTGAAGAAGACCAATGGCGACACCGACGGCACCAAGCTGGTCGAGGCGATGAAGGGCATGAGCTGGGTCAGCCCGCGCGGGCCGATCTCGATCGACCCCAAGACGCGCGACATCATCCAGAACGTCTATGTCCGCAAGGTCGAGAAGGTGAATGGCGAGCTCTACAATGTTGAATTCTCGACCTTCGAGGCCGTGCCGGACCCGGTGAAGGCAGCCAAGTGA
- a CDS encoding branched-chain amino acid ABC transporter permease, translating into MLTILFDGIAYGMLLFVLAAGLAVTLGLMNFVNLAHGAFAMAGGYATVILMNRFGVPFLLSLPLAFLFSALLGFIFERLLYRHMYERSHLDQVLFSIGLVFMSIAATDYLMGSQQQNIHLPAYLQGRIFIGGVGIGIYRLFIVILCGLMALGLQWMLAKTRFGSQLRAAVDDRRAARGLGIPVVKVFAITFAFGSGLAGLGGALGAEIVGLDPTFPLKFMLYFLIVVTVGGTSSLTGPLLAALLLGVADVMGKYLVPQLGAFIIYAIMLAVLMLRPQGLFARGR; encoded by the coding sequence TTGCTGACCATCCTGTTCGACGGGATCGCCTATGGCATGCTGCTCTTCGTGCTGGCGGCGGGGCTGGCCGTGACGCTGGGCTTGATGAACTTCGTCAACCTGGCGCATGGCGCCTTCGCCATGGCCGGCGGCTACGCCACCGTCATCCTGATGAACCGCTTCGGTGTGCCGTTCCTGCTTAGCCTGCCGCTCGCCTTCCTGTTCAGCGCACTCTTGGGCTTCATCTTCGAGCGCCTGCTCTATCGGCACATGTATGAGCGCAGCCATCTCGACCAGGTGCTGTTTTCGATCGGTCTGGTTTTCATGTCGATCGCCGCGACCGACTATCTGATGGGCTCGCAGCAGCAGAACATCCATCTGCCGGCCTATCTGCAGGGCCGCATCTTCATCGGCGGGGTCGGCATCGGCATCTACCGGCTCTTCATCGTGATACTCTGCGGCCTGATGGCGCTTGGCCTGCAATGGATGCTGGCGAAGACGCGCTTCGGCAGCCAATTGCGCGCCGCCGTCGACGACCGGCGCGCGGCGCGCGGGCTCGGCATCCCGGTGGTCAAGGTCTTCGCCATCACCTTCGCCTTCGGGTCTGGGCTGGCGGGGCTGGGCGGCGCGCTCGGCGCCGAGATCGTCGGGCTCGATCCGACCTTCCCGCTCAAATTCATGCTCTACTTTCTGATCGTGGTTACGGTTGGCGGCACCTCGAGCCTGACCGGGCCGCTGCTGGCGGCGCTCCTGCTCGGTGTCGCCGATGTGATGGGCAAATATCTCGTGCCGCAGCTTGGAGCCTTCATCATCTATGCGATCATGCTCGCGGTCCTGATGCTCAGGCCGCAGGGCCTGTTCGCGCGTGGGCGCTGA
- a CDS encoding branched-chain amino acid ABC transporter permease, which translates to MLSKLPSTPPLGAQAPSPAAFLQAKAAWRWPEILFWISAFGLILLFPNRHLLLNEIAILGLFALSLDLILGYAGIVSLGHAAFFGVGAYAAGLLAKHGVSEPVTGLLLSGAAAGLVGFLASFMILRGTDLTRLMVTLGVALIFHELANRLDWITGGADGLLGISVGPILGRFDFDFAGTTAYTYSLTATFLLFLLARRIVHSPFGLSLKALKDNRLRAATIGIAPNRRIVAIYTLAAVYAGMAGALLTQTTQFVSLEVLDFARSADALLVLVIGGSGYLYGGLIGAIAFKLMKDTLSAMTPAYWIFWMGFILVILVLIGRDRMMATLARPFAPLLRLLGARRP; encoded by the coding sequence ATGCTCAGCAAACTTCCAAGCACCCCACCACTGGGGGCGCAAGCGCCCTCGCCCGCCGCCTTCCTGCAAGCGAAGGCAGCCTGGCGCTGGCCGGAAATCCTGTTCTGGATCAGCGCTTTCGGATTGATTCTTCTGTTTCCGAATCGTCATCTCCTGCTCAACGAAATCGCGATCCTGGGGCTGTTCGCGCTCTCGCTCGACCTGATCTTGGGCTATGCCGGCATCGTCTCGCTCGGACATGCCGCCTTCTTCGGCGTCGGGGCCTATGCGGCGGGGTTGCTGGCCAAGCACGGCGTGTCCGAGCCGGTGACCGGGCTCCTGCTGTCCGGAGCGGCGGCCGGCCTCGTCGGCTTCCTCGCCAGCTTCATGATCCTGCGCGGCACGGATCTGACCCGGCTGATGGTGACGCTCGGCGTCGCCCTGATCTTCCACGAACTCGCCAACCGGCTCGACTGGATCACCGGCGGCGCGGACGGCTTGCTCGGCATCTCGGTCGGCCCGATCCTGGGCCGCTTCGATTTCGATTTCGCCGGCACCACAGCCTATACCTACAGCCTGACCGCGACATTCCTGCTCTTCCTGCTGGCAAGGCGGATCGTGCATTCACCTTTCGGCCTGTCTCTGAAGGCACTCAAGGACAACCGCCTGCGCGCGGCGACGATCGGCATCGCGCCGAACCGGCGCATCGTCGCGATCTACACATTGGCCGCCGTCTATGCCGGCATGGCTGGCGCCCTGCTCACCCAGACGACGCAGTTCGTCTCGCTGGAGGTGCTCGATTTCGCGCGCTCGGCCGATGCGCTGCTGGTGCTCGTCATCGGCGGCTCCGGCTATCTCTATGGCGGGCTGATCGGCGCGATCGCCTTCAAGCTGATGAAGGACACGCTCTCGGCGATGACGCCGGCCTATTGGATCTTCTGGATGGGCTTCATCCTGGTGATCCTCGTGCTGATCGGTCGCGACCGCATGATGGCCACGCTGGCCAGGCCTTTCGCCCCGCTGCTCAGGCTGCTGGGAGCGCGCCGGCCATGA